The genomic window AGGCACAGATTGCCAACAGGGCTAAATTTGCGTTCGTTCATGACTGGCTCGAAAGCATCAATGACCTCATTAAAGTAACTTTTGACACCTATTCGCCCAAAATGACAGGAAGAATGGCAGCCCAATCTTACACCATGAGAAATGCCGTTAAAGGGGAGTATCCTGATTTTGAAATTGATTACCCTGCGGCCCTTATCAGCTGCGGACGTTTAGCCGGGGTAACCAATCCAAAGGTGTCGTTACCTGAGCCGGGTATTCTTCAAATCAATTGGGATAAAATTGTTGCCGACCGGGGCAAAAGCCATTGTAATGACATTTTGGTATTCGCGTTGGCTCCTGAATCAGAAAATGTTACGTTTACAGTTGGACAGGCAACCAGGGATAAGGGTACGTACTTATATAAAATCCCCAGGGAGTTTATCGGCAAGAC from Arcticibacter tournemirensis includes these protein-coding regions:
- a CDS encoding DUF6266 family protein; this translates as MARLDRKGSFRLHGKLDTSVFCTWRDIDYMRRLPNKTKSEPSQAQIANRAKFAFVHDWLESINDLIKVTFDTYSPKMTGRMAAQSYTMRNAVKGEYPDFEIDYPAALISCGRLAGVTNPKVSLPEPGILQINWDKIVADRGKSHCNDILVFALAPESENVTFTVGQATRDKGTYLYKIPREFIGKTAYVYIAFKSFSNNDVSTSQYLGSIILE